Part of the Vigna angularis cultivar LongXiaoDou No.4 chromosome 1, ASM1680809v1, whole genome shotgun sequence genome, AAACTGAGGGAGAAAAGAGTTCCATGGCCAAACAAGAAGAACACTCTCCAACTCATCAAACCAATGATGGGCTGCCTGAACTCAACAAGTTGCCTCATTCTTCTGCAACAAAACCAGACTTCAACTCTTTCACTGCTGGCTTCTATTCTGTGGGGCCTCAATTAACACCTCCAAAGAGCTTCACAGATATTGGAGGAATCAACGGTTATAGAGAGACCTCCATGAACAGTGTCATTGCTCAAAGTGCGGTCAGTGCTGATCAAGATGCAAGTGGTAATAGAATGATGCCATCTGACCTACGTTATAGGGTTGAATGGTAGATGTGACAACCATAGCAGCCTTCCCCCATtacatatcatatcatatataatataaataatattcttaTTACGATCTATCATATGATATAATTAACAACTTCATCGTTTATTGCTACATTCTGTAACACAGTATATTGTAGTTTGCAGTGTTAGTATTTATCTTGTGGCATGAGTCTAGTGTTGAAGGGAATATCGGTCTAAGATCGTATCTCGTACGGTTGAAGATTTTGATGCAAAAAGATAATGGacttcaccttcttcttcttcgtgcTGTTGAAGAGGTGACTTAATCTTTACTTTGAACCCTTTTCGTCATTTCAAAAGTACTGCAACTTTATCAAGTACTGATGAACAAGAGTCACGTTTCCATCAATGAATCTAAAGTTAATTCAAGTTTTTCACAGCTATATATCTCCATTAATAACTCACATTGTGAACATCACGATGAGATCAAACTAATGGGGAAAATGTAACAGGAAATTCAGAAATTGCGAGCAAAAAAAATAAGAGTTGTCGCTTAGTGtacatttttcaaattaaaaaaaagattaaatattttttttctttaactttgaaaatttgaattcgcacattttcaaaacttttggaTTAATTTAATTCTTCTTACAAAtgtgtatgaatttattttttttaatcaatttttttaaaatttatttaacattttaaacattttttagttaatattataaaactataaaaacaatttaaatattattataaaacatatttaaaaaatcaaataaatttagttaaaaaaaattaaatctgtacatttctaaatataaaatattaaattgatataaattttaaaaaaataattttaattttcacggatagttaaataactaaaactatatttaaaattttaaattaaaacgtGTAAAcgaaacaaaacataaaagataTAGTATtagcaacaacaaaaattatatcttaaccgtgataaaaagaaatcaaattgcaaataaaataaatttttgaaacagACGAAGTGTGGTTTCTTTACGGATTATATTGTGAGCTGCCATGTTCTATTATGctattaaagaataattaatcttttaataagTCAAATTAGAGTAGAAAAttagttaaacattttattttgtatattttatctATAGGTGACGTTCGGTTCATTAAATGCAATCTATCTTATTGTAGAAGTATGTTAAATGATTATTAAGTCTAACTGGATTATAGCAAATTAATTAGTAGGACAATTgttcatttaataattatttaaaagattgaTACTCACATGAGGTTTTAAAAGACGAGTAAAAAGgtttagttataaaaaaaatttgtgtagATTAATTTTCCTTAATCGTAACAGAAATTAATCTCTCATCTTAGAGAACTTACATATTGATTTATATACCTAACTCCACCATGAATACGTGGATTAATTAGCATGATTGTTCTAGTTTAATTAGTATTACTAAATTTGAGTTTAATATCTACCACATATACATAAAACGAGTAATTTTTTAGgctaattttgtaattaaattacaataatttcttttataaaaagtatatattttttttcttttattagtatGTGTgaatcaatataattaattttgtatatgtAATTATTCTCATTGATTCGTGGTTGAATTACATTTATTaacaattgattatttttttgttttaattgagaaaatcaccaatttaattattttttatttttttcttttcttttggtgtGTTTGCCATTagatttatcatttaaaaataagttgagttaatttgattaattttttaacatatttattttaattgaagatGATAAACTCATCACTGCGAAGAAGTTTGAATTTATGGGtgagaattaaaaaaatcatatactttttagtattttttttttcttttatcaaactTCTACGTTATATTTGGTATTAGActtatcttttataaatgaCTTTCtgttaatttgattattttttttaacatattcattttaattgaatatgatAAACTTACTACAATGAGAAGTTTGAATTTATGGgtgagaataataataaattatatattctttccCCATATCAAACTTTTACgttaataaaatgtgaaaaatccCCAAGTCATTCAAAACAAAATGTGAAATACTTGAAATATACTTGAAATACTTCGCGCTATTGTAGTCATGTTTTGCTGTTCTTTTCTCcaaccaaaaatatataacttttgttACAAGAGAAATCACATTTAACTATACAGTTTTAGTATCGGAGATAAACTTTCACAACTAAATAAAGTAAAGCAACCATGATCGTATACAGGTTTTTTCTGTAGTTGACAATAGCCACTTACAAGATAAATTAAactacattttaataatttcttaaaattatatcaaTCATTATTAGTAATTGCAATAGATACCCAATCAACCACTTAATCTAGATGGCAAACAGGAACTACACAATCCAAATATCAAAGGATGAAACCAACATCACTAACATTTTGGAACTATTAACTCACCTTATTCAAAAGTCACATTGCTATAGAATAAATCCATAGAAGCCACCATGCAATCACAAAAAGCTAAATTATAGACCAAACAGCAATGAATTAATTTCTTCATTTAGCTCAGAATCAAAACTGTCGTACATAGTAACTTTGAAGGGAAAAAGAATTATCCGACAGCCACGCAAGTCGCAGCTCCAGAAGCTCAGGAATTCTCTTCAACAATGAAACAAGAAACATGTCTATACTCCTTCCAACACCTAGTTCACTTCTCTAGGATCTCTGATCTACAGTTTTACATTGTATGTCGCTTTAGACAACTACACTGGCAATGGAATTTCGATGGGGCACCAGGGGGTTGCCTCCTGAAATTCATTCATGATAAACAAAACATCTGTTGTGTTAGGCATAACAAGTTTTGCTGCCAATCACAGAACCTCATGAGCCTTTCCGTAATACCTGTTAATGAACGGAGACTGCAAACACAGATAATGATATTCTATAATTATAAGTACATGGACAataaatttaatcaagaaattcaaCAACGTTCATTCAAGTTCTGTTCTTCACTCTTATTAACCATGATGAATTGTTAGAGCAATATATTGTACGAAGTACCAAATTCAATGTGAACCAAGCTGATGAGAAGAggggaaaaggaaaaaaggaacTAAGGATCCACAGAAGCAAAGCACCTAATAGCTCAACGATTTTATAACTCTAATATCGAATAGCCAActgatttttcaaaatatagtaTAGCCAGTATCCTCATACAATCCATCAAAGTTGAAAATGAGAAATTGAATACCTATTTCCAAGAGTGCTTTCTAGGAGATACACACATGTATATAGGCACCCCTCAAATACCCGCCACTCTCCCTCAATGTTCCACCATAGGAATTACCAGTTTTCAGAGAATAAGCTAATACTAACAAGACGTTTGCGTCATTAAAAGAAAGGAATGAAATAGTAGCCACGCTGGAGCAATAGCAGCTGTGACTTTAAAACACGAAACAATAAAATTGCCATTGTCCTACAGTGCCACTCCGAACCACTCCACCGCGATAGTAGCTATTACAAGCACTATCGTCTACCTAGAGAGCcccttcttaaaaaaaatatcaggCCAATAGCCTTCTGCTTTGGTTTAAAGCACATGGTCTTTTTAAAAGAGTTTACCAAACTGATATACACACATTTATGTAGGCAACCCTAAAACGTCCACCATTCTCCCTCAATGTACGCATTGTCATTAGTCTTAAATTGTCCTCAATTGTTAGGGGTGTTCGGGGGTACAGTAAGGTTGGATAGTGTTTCACTAAACTCAATATCAAACCGATTAAAATAATTTgggttagatatattatttttctaccAAAACCGAACTCaataccaaataaaaaaatatcttcacTTTTCACAACTggatattataaagaaaattgagTGTTAAGTTTATCAGTGGAGTAAAAAACCGACTTCATAAATGACATGGAAGTCTACAATATAAGGCCCATGGATGGGTTCTCCATTAAAGATCTAACATGGAATGTTTGGGCAAGGAGACCAAGGacaagaaaggaagaaaaaatggTGTTTAATGTGTGATTTTTctgaatctttatttttataaaacatgtgcaaataccaaataaaattcaaaatatattatataatggATGGGTTGGATTCACCACCAAAACCTAATATCCAACCCAATGAACGATGGCTTTGTTGGGATTGGGTTGCATTAGTTTAGGTTTATGGTACCATAAACACCCCTAGCTATACGtattaatattatcaattttcaGATAATAAACTAAATACCACAAGATCAAATAACACATTCGCAGCttgaatagaaataaaaaagtatgtAAATAGTAGAGCCGCTACTTTCAAAAGAGATTAGGCAATTGGCCTCCCGTTTGGCATAATGCCATCTTTTAAAGGCCCGTAAATAATACACATTGTGAAGGCACCCCTCACCCTCAATGTATTAGAAGACTTAAATATTCCAACGTAGGAATTACCCCTTTTCAGAGAACAGGCTAATAACATAAGATCAAATAAGACATTTGCagcaaaaatagaaataaatgtAATAGTCGAGCAGATACTTTGAAATAAGATTAGGCAATGTGCTTCAAAATTGGAGTAAAACCAACGATTTTTTTATAGGGGTTTCCTTAACTTAGAAGTTGAGGATTGAGTACCCCTAACTCATTAATGTTATTCTTTACAGtttgtatcttttttttattaaaaggaaGATATTTCATGCACTAACCATCTAAAATCCTATTCTTAATGAGTATATGTTTttaacaagagaaaaaaaatagtataatggAATGCTTGAAGACCCACCTTAACATTTGATACATCTGGTGCATCTGGAGATTGAACAGGGTAGAACTTGTAAAATCTCATAGACTCAAATGCAGCTTTAGTTTCCTCACTCATTTCTTCAATGGCCTTTTTCCGAGCCTCCCTTGCCTAAATGAGGTAAAATAGgttaaaaatagaagaaagtGTAAAGTGAAAAACAGTATGATCGGAACCAACAAACCTCTCTATTAGCCTTCTTTGCTTCACGAACCCTTTCCTTGACAAATTcctaaaaaaagtaaaaagtatcAACCTAACTTCTTACTTAAAAAAACCAAGAAATTATGAGTTAACTAAAGGCCTTGTATAATTTGGTACCTTGAATGCATCCTTTTGATCTTCTAATAACTCCTCCTCCTCAACAAGTTTATCGGTAAACTCCtgtaaaatatagaataaataagTGTATGAGGCCTTTCTCTATTGTCCTTTGACTTTCCATTTGCCCTTTATTTTTACCCTCTATATATTAGGAGGGAAGTACAATCTAGAAACAGTGAAACGCATACAATCTACATTCCAGAGTCAATATTGTCGAATTCAGTAGCATAGCAACATGCAAAAGTTTAGAGTTTACACGAGGAACTGTAAAATGACAAACGAAAAAAACAGAAGTAATTtggttttggaaaaaaaaaattctctcatttcatttttccttttcacttttaaaatcCTATTTcttgttttcaaatatttgtatgTGAAACGATTACTGAAGATTTGCATGAAAAACAATGACTTGTTTTCACAATTTataacacaaatatttaaaaacagaGGGCCAAATAGTATTtcgtaattaaaatttaaaaacatatgaaaaaaatattttctaataccAAATGGTCCCTTAAAATTCCAGCAAAAATAATGTCATGCTTCGGGAAAACTCGGTTATTATAGGATTGTCAGTAGAAAACGAAAAATAACTaagaatttgattttaaaattgcaACAGTTAGCTGGGGCTTAATCTGACATGTTCCAAACTACCCATAAGTGAATTTTTACCTCAAGTTCATCTAATTCCCAATCAAATTCACAGAAGACCTGCATAAAAGCAACACATAAGTAAACATATAccaaatagaaaattaaaaagggtAATAACCTGCCTATCTTttcatgaaaaaattatttagaaaggTAATTATATAACCATATCATACAAAAAATATCCCAAACACTACTGATTCACTAGGAAAAGTTGTCTACAATGCAATTACCGGCTTTGGCTCGGCAGGAAATATTATAGGAACTTCAGTGCTCTGTTCAAGTTCATCTTCCTTAAATGGCTGATAAAAATCTGCAGAAAGAATACCAGTCAATAACAAATTATCCTAACAGGAACATTAACACTATCTCTTGAAGAATCATTAtgcattgaaaaaaatgaagtatCAATATTTGATCAGCAGAAAAATAGCATTGTCTACAGATCTCCATCATTCTCACTTGTTTAATAAAATtccatcatcttcctccaatTAAATAGAAGTAGAATAGTATACATAATATGctaaaaaaacaatttcaatatTCTAAAACCGGTAGACTTACAAGGCAAGCagtattcatatttttttaatctatccaACTTCAGGTGTTTTAAAGCAGACCTGCAAAGCAGATTACAACATGGGTAAGATAACTCGTTCATATCAATATAAGCTACATCAAGGTCAATTGGAAGAGATTACATGAGCAAagatcataaataaaaatgacaacTACAACAGTAGATCACTTCATCAAGTTGCCTTCGGATATAAACTGTCAAATACTCAGTTTTCACAAATTAACTTTCTACAGATCCACAAACTCATTTATTTTGGATGACACAGATGGCCCACGGGTCACCCAACAAAGATCAAAGTAAAGGAAGCAGAgtaaataaatttctaaaataattataatttaaatgcTACATATTTTGAGAGGACAGTGGACGGAAGGCTTGAAACCaaactaaatgaaaatttaGACAGTAAAGAATACTTTACGCAGGTCACCAACAGGAGAGGGTAAaaataggaagaaaaaaaaaagaagcaaaaagTTGAAGACTTCTTCATACTACTTGAAAAAACTACAGATTGTATTATGCAGCAGCATGCAGATGCGGGAGGAGAATATGATGCAACCACCAAACAAAATAACTAGAGAAAAGTCAAAGCACAATAACGAGATTAATTGAGCTGGCTACCCTAAAACAGTCAGAATCCATGTTTCTCCAAGAACAGCCCATTTAGAAGATCCAAAACAAGCAGTagaacacaaaaaattaaacaagAGCAAAAAATAATGAGCTGTACCTTCTCTGGTTGCAGCTCAAGATAAATATTTGGGATTTTATCCTGTCCACTTGGCTATCTCTGTTTAAGACATAAAATTGTACGAAGGTGTTTAGAGATGGCAAAGAAGCAATGTTTCATAAACAGAATCCAAAGAAACCACCAAAAACAAACTAATTGAGATTAATACCGATCCTCCAAGGGAATATATGGAACCCAGTCCATTTTCATCTGCTTCATGGGAATTATCTCTTCAGCCTCTCTTTGGACTGAGTTTATTCCAATTTTATCAGATGGTGGGAAAGGTGATACAACCTGCAGAATGACGTTGAAatactttcaaaattaaaattaaaatccaaaCATTCAAAACATCAAAAATTGATAAGGTTGCTTCATCACATAAAACGGGCAACAGAGCACATTCAATGAACCTGCACTTCCAAGTAACACCTAAATCATTAAGGATGTTAAAGTCACCAAAGAACCACACCCCAGAAGAAAAGACTCGcaaatcaaagaaacaagcaATATAAAATGCATACTGGAAATAAAATGGTAAAATCAAACAGTCTATTTTCCTGAAAAAGCTCAGAAGCAAAAATGATATTGATAAACAAAATCAAGAGTGTTCGTGCTGAGATACATGTAGACAGTGCATTTTAACTACTTACAGCTACTACAGCAGGTACGCAGACAACTTTGCTTTCCCCTTTGAACATGACGAGTTGAGCTGCAGCCAGAAAATCACCGTAAGATGATGAACAACCAAATATTTAAGGGGAAACAGCACAACAAGCAAATCAGTCGCCTTCAAATCaacaaaaaagaataaactCCGCAAGCCACTCACGCTCAGTACAACCAAAGAGGTAAACTTTCTTGTCATACAACACGCCACCCTCTTCAAACGCATTCTGAAAACATACCCCAGAAATCACAACACAATCAGCAATTAACCAAATAAATCAGTTCAACTTTACTGAAAAACATATCACTAACGAGAAACCTAATCAGCCCAATCCAACCATACTTCTAGATTTGAGAAATCCCACTTGAATTGATACACGGTATCCAATTGGTCCCACTGCCATCACAACACGAAACGGTCACAAAAAGAAACACGGCACGGTCATAAACGAAGAAAGTTCTACAAAATAATTGAACTGACAAACAAACCTCAGTTCCAACGGGGAATGTTTCCTTCCACAAATCTTCCTACAGAATCCAAAATATCAAAGCCCCGTTTTCCATCAGTAAAACCAACACAAcgcaaaataaaattaaataaaaagctAAAAAGTTATCATAGCCACTTCCAAGCTGAACAGTTAGCATAACGAACTAAAACTGAAACgaaaacacaagaaagaaaaagcacCGAAAAAATCGTTTCTTCAGAACAAACAAAACGGTTCGTTTCATCCCATTATTGAGAATGCTCAGTTAAAGAAACGGTCGGAATCGAAATGAAAGCATTGAAAcggtgatgaagatgaagttgtTCACTAACCAAGTTGCGCTTATCTTCGAAGTACTCAGGCTCGGATTGAGGCTTGGAGGTCCTGGCTCGTTTAGCTCGAGGCTTGTTGTCTTCGGCTGCGTCCTGTTTGGCTTCTTGCTGCTGTTTCGTCTTCCTCTTAGTCCCCTTCCTCATTGTGCAATGAGTAATCTATCGCTGACGCCAAACAAGGAAGAAAGATAAAcgaaagaagagagagagaaagagaaagaaaaatagggTTTGGGTTTGGATCGTGCGTGCGCAAATAGAGACTATAGAAGGCGCTGGATCCAGATTCAAATGAAGAGACAggcagaaaataaaaaaatatataaatcataaattagTGAATAAATATGAGAGATTTTATAGGGAGGGTGTGAGGCGTGAAAACAACGCACACGGCTATTCTTCCTacacctttttatttttgtgttctattttatgtcctttttatttttgtgttctattttatgtcctttttattttttatgttctattttatgtcctttttatttttatgttctattttaaagtttaagtttttttgtaataaacttATTTGAAAGTCGaatataataactttatttaaaatataatttgcaATGCGAGTCAaactaacttaaataaaaagaatagcttatgatagtatttttaatatgaatttataaattcgATCCTTTGTATAAATCAACCtgcttaaaaattataaagatacATAGATCGAcgtaaataaatgaaatttaaatattttcatagatctttgtaaattaaataggttttaaaattatttttataaaagaatctttaatttttcagtagaaactttgtttttatttggtaCTTTTGTGTGATATTGAATTTAGCAGAAGGTCATGTGACAAATTCTAATAATAACACTTCGCAGTGACAATGGTACATTCCAACATCCACTGCATCTAGACAAATTCATAGATCCGTTAAATAACTGTTAtttaaaccttgaaataaattttaggGCAAGATTAgtaattacaattaattttacttcctatcttttaaagaataaaacaattaaGTTGAATAATTGGTTAATTAGCATTACGTATATTTAATAAGAGGTGGATTGTTAAAAGTATTAAcactagaaaaaaaatgatattcattcttattttatactaaatagatatacaaaaattatctcATCTCGAACAATATATagtcatatttatatattttttttacgattttaatatgaattaatttatttatataaaaaataaaaatcatttgtaaaaagtataatattattaaatatttaatattaaaattctgtatttttatttattcgttatcaaatattttgaaacaaaatttaactgtataaaatttaaattagaaagtTAAATAACAATAGgagattttataaaatattatgcaattGTATGAAAAATAAGTATCACAACAGtaaaatatctattaatttCGAAAATAGgaacataataattttttattctcgtTTATTCACTATAAgatattttgaaacaaaatttaattatataaatttaaaattaaaatatcaaatataatcaAAGATGagataattgtataaaaatattacacaaTTATacgtaaataaaatatttattaattttgaaataaaattaaaaagatacttttaaaagattataaaaataaatatttaaatttataaatattttaactttggtaatttactttaaatttaaataaaatatctttttaatatacACTGATAAACATTATAACACATTACCTTCTAACcgaaataaattgataaataagtACAAACAAGTCTACATattactctctctttttttatattgttagcATAAGGTTAAAGAGcataaattttgatgatgtcacAAAGTCAAGTCTTGCTTTGATTGTAgaaagatcttcatgaagacttgtttttatattaaaacttttataatttagtatattgATGTATAGAatgtggtttatctttgatATCATGTATTGTTTACcttaggttgcgttaaaatttattttaaattagaaatcaattatgacttgccataattgattataattagcaattatgagaatttttaagcaagttttttaTCGTTGTGCATTCatgcataatcaattatcataattgataatggatttttggaggtatcctttaCTGAGATTTCTATAAATTAGACTAAGACTCTCATTTTAAAAtacgaaaaacaaaataagaaatatagagcgagaactttcacagggagtgtgattgagtgttgttgttgttggcatAGAGTAAGAACTTTCAtagggagtgtgattgagtgttgttgctATTGTTGAGTTAAAAGCCTACCAGTGAagcattcagaggaggtgttcatcctttgtgaagattcataggaggtgttcatcccttgtgggttacagggaaagtgactttcatctcttggggtaacaagagagaTGTTCTAACTttcaacttgtttattttctttgtgattgtaacagtttgttggtttgtgctAGTGAAGCGTTAATTCTCAGTTGAGATTAACAAATGGATGTAGGATCTGATCCGAACCAGAATAAAAATTacctgtgcaattttctctATTCCTTActctttgattttgtttaaattgtttaaaggaatttttatttacgagaaaatttattaaaagaatgatttgcgataagaaaccaattcaccccctcttggtttgttgaacGTGTTAACCATTCCGCTGTGCCACTCTGACATAtatgaaacaaaacaaaatgaaaaaaaaaagtaagtatAATCGATG contains:
- the LOC108323874 gene encoding protein HEAT INTOLERANT 4 isoform X2 gives rise to the protein MRKGTKRKTKQQQEAKQDAAEDNKPRAKRARTSKPQSEPEYFEDKRNLEDLWKETFPVGTEWDQLDTVYQFKWDFSNLENAFEEGGVLYDKKVYLFGCTEPQLVMFKGESKVVCVPAVVAVVSPFPPSDKIGINSVQREAEEIIPMKQMKMDWVPYIPLEDRDSQVDRIKSQIFILSCNQRRSALKHLKLDRLKKYEYCLPYFYQPFKEDELEQSTEVPIIFPAEPKPVFCEFDWELDELEEFTDKLVEEEELLEDQKDAFKEFVKERVREAKKANREAREARKKAIEEMSEETKAAFESMRFYKFYPVQSPDAPDVSNVKEATPWCPIEIPLPV
- the LOC108323874 gene encoding protein HEAT INTOLERANT 4 isoform X1: MRKGTKRKTKQQQEAKQDAAEDNKPRAKRARTSKPQSEPEYFEDKRNLEDLWKETFPVGTEWDQLDTVYQFKWDFSNLENAFEEGGVLYDKKVYLFGCTEPQLVMFKGESKVVCVPAVVAVVSPFPPSDKIGINSVQREAEEIIPMKQMKMDWVPYIPLEDRDSQVDRIKSQIFILSCNQRRSALKHLKLDRLKKYEYCLPYFYQPFKEDELEQSTEVPIIFPAEPKPVFCEFDWELDELEEFTDKLVEEEELLEDQKDAFKEFVKERVREAKKANREAREARKKAIEEMSEETKAAFESMRFYKFYPVQSPDAPDVSNVKSPFINRYYGKAHEVL